From Lolium perenne isolate Kyuss_39 chromosome 5, Kyuss_2.0, whole genome shotgun sequence, a single genomic window includes:
- the LOC127299841 gene encoding uncharacterized protein encodes MNCGFAMRIGLKSHVKAVQGEDDNTLPQLPQSYHSASAVESRKLYSIQTHNVVGVHLQLLFYAGSHFLNIHSPSFCLLLPINGNIISEVAQIQNSPCEDHLCGRVCQDPKIRKDLLCSYILVALNISKGRILVGIDIVVRMSYFESRL; translated from the exons ATGAACTGTGGTTTTGCGATGAGGATTGGATTAAAAAGTCACGTGAAAGCAGTGCAAGGAGAGGATGACAACACCTTGCCACAGCTACCACAGAGCTACCACAGTGCCTCAGCAGTCGAATCCAGGAAACTGTAT TCCATACAAACTCATAATGTTGTTGGGGTCCATCTACAACTG CTCTTTTATGCAGGGAGCCATTTCTTGAATATTCATAGTCCTAGCTTTTGTTTGTTGCTGCCAATTAATG GAAACATCATTTCCGAGGTGGCGCAAATTCAGAACAGTCCTTGTGAAGATCACTTGTGTGGCAGGGTCTGCCAG GACCCGAAGATCAGAAAGGACTTACTATGTTCGTATATATTAGTAGCGTTGAACATATCTAAAGGCAGAATACTAGTAGGGATAGATATAGTGGTTAGAATGTCATACTTCGAATCAAGATTGTAA